Proteins from a genomic interval of Methanofollis formosanus:
- a CDS encoding lectin like domain-containing protein, with product MDIRILAAVLVGAVLFVGVAVVQAPASLPSAYDLRDVDGKCLVTPVKTQGGTLPDGRPDIGNTVGACWAFAACAAFESSLLHQEIVSDPASPAAHLSAWHMANWNGYNHPVYTFNPDLTPNGTFSFGYTESEPVIRGWGGDHRYAIDYFSSGRGPVLERSAPFPLDEIQERQVLTPPPERLPVSYMLREALVFSRPDYAADEEYRTAVKRALLQHGALLSYHFADPSIYPGQNESSIFNRTSNDYYFDGTGDGPLPPSLNHAVTIAGWDDTRQTQGAPEPGAWLIKNSHGTAFGDEGYFWISYADALFLKGNDFAVALVAGSGEGYDTGNRYETHAGALSNVSTEPSEIAWDYLSDGFAADGGESWACARFTAEEDAALRAVGFMTLNRNEHLTVTVYDGWDEAGNRPDPNRLVLSKDLSVPEQGYHLVDLDRQVPLKKGDEFVIALGFAARDDAAEITEPLVYVSSADTPPANRTFRSRSDPADGRDGWEDYAALHDGGIFYVQGFTAG from the coding sequence ATGGACATTCGGATCCTCGCCGCCGTCCTCGTCGGAGCCGTTCTCTTTGTCGGCGTCGCCGTCGTGCAGGCACCGGCCTCGCTGCCTTCGGCCTACGACCTGCGCGACGTGGACGGGAAATGTCTCGTAACGCCGGTCAAAACGCAGGGCGGCACGCTCCCGGACGGCCGGCCTGACATCGGGAACACCGTCGGCGCCTGCTGGGCGTTCGCCGCCTGTGCGGCGTTCGAGAGCAGCCTTCTTCACCAGGAGATCGTATCCGATCCGGCATCGCCCGCCGCGCACCTCTCGGCCTGGCATATGGCGAACTGGAACGGGTACAACCATCCGGTCTACACCTTCAACCCGGACCTCACCCCGAACGGCACCTTCTCTTTTGGCTATACGGAAAGCGAACCCGTAATACGCGGCTGGGGAGGCGACCATCGCTACGCGATCGACTACTTCAGCAGCGGCAGGGGCCCGGTCCTCGAACGCTCCGCCCCGTTCCCGCTCGACGAGATCCAGGAGAGGCAGGTCCTGACACCGCCGCCCGAGCGCCTCCCGGTCTCGTACATGCTCCGCGAGGCGCTCGTCTTCTCCCGCCCCGACTATGCCGCGGACGAGGAGTACCGCACCGCCGTCAAACGTGCCCTCCTGCAGCACGGCGCACTGCTCTCCTACCACTTTGCCGACCCGTCGATCTATCCGGGCCAGAACGAGTCGTCCATCTTCAACCGCACGTCGAACGACTACTACTTCGACGGAACCGGCGACGGCCCCCTGCCGCCGTCCCTCAACCACGCCGTCACGATCGCGGGGTGGGACGACACGAGACAGACTCAGGGAGCGCCCGAGCCCGGAGCCTGGCTGATCAAGAACAGTCACGGCACCGCGTTCGGCGACGAAGGCTACTTCTGGATATCCTACGCCGACGCACTCTTCCTGAAGGGCAACGACTTCGCCGTGGCGCTCGTCGCCGGGAGCGGCGAGGGGTACGACACCGGTAACCGTTACGAGACACACGCCGGAGCGCTCTCCAACGTCTCGACCGAACCCTCCGAGATCGCCTGGGACTATCTCTCCGACGGGTTCGCGGCCGACGGCGGGGAGTCGTGGGCGTGCGCCCGTTTCACCGCGGAGGAGGACGCGGCTCTGCGGGCGGTCGGGTTCATGACCCTGAACCGGAACGAACACCTCACGGTCACCGTCTACGACGGGTGGGACGAGGCCGGGAACCGGCCCGACCCGAACAGGCTTGTTCTCTCCAAAGATCTCTCGGTGCCCGAGCAGGGATACCATCTCGTCGACCTGGACCGGCAGGTCCCCCTGAAGAAAGGCGACGAGTTCGTCATCGCGCTCGGGTTTGCGGCACGGGACGACGCAGCCGAGATCACGGAGCCGCTCGTCTATGTCTCTTCAGCCGACACGCCGCCGGCCAATCGGACCTTCAGGTCGCGGTCCGATCCGGCGGACGGACGGGACGGATGGGAGGACTACGCGGCCCTGCACGACGGCGGCATCTTTTATGTGCAGGGTTTCACGGCCGGGTAG
- a CDS encoding diphthine--ammonia ligase, translating into MTWAALTSGGKDSVLAVQRAIDAGIEVSALVTVRPENPHSYMFHSANLDAVRVMAEVAGMEYHEIPSAGKKEEEIVEMEEGLAALGLDGIVTGAVASTYQRSRLEAIAGRLGMQLYAPLWHMDYAALLREVAARLDAIIVVCAAEGLTEEFLGAHIDDATVERLLDLERRYRINPAGEGGEYESLTLDAPFFSRPLTYASAERRSVGDRHELLLKGFA; encoded by the coding sequence ATGACATGGGCGGCATTGACATCCGGCGGCAAGGACTCGGTCCTTGCCGTGCAGCGGGCGATCGACGCCGGGATCGAGGTCTCGGCCCTGGTGACGGTCAGGCCCGAGAACCCGCATTCGTATATGTTCCATTCGGCCAACCTGGACGCGGTCAGGGTGATGGCCGAAGTCGCCGGGATGGAGTATCACGAGATCCCGTCGGCCGGGAAGAAGGAGGAGGAGATCGTCGAGATGGAGGAGGGCCTCGCCGCCCTCGGGCTCGACGGGATCGTCACCGGGGCGGTGGCCTCGACGTACCAGCGTTCACGCCTGGAGGCGATCGCGGGCCGGCTCGGGATGCAGCTCTATGCCCCGCTCTGGCATATGGACTATGCCGCCCTCCTCCGCGAGGTGGCGGCCCGCCTCGATGCGATCATCGTCGTCTGTGCTGCCGAGGGCCTGACCGAAGAGTTCCTGGGGGCGCATATCGACGATGCGACGGTGGAGCGCCTTCTGGATCTTGAGCGGCGCTACCGGATCAACCCGGCGGGCGAGGGGGGTGAATACGAGAGCCTCACCCTCGACGCCCCCTTCTTCTCCAGGCCGCTCACCTACGCTTCGGCCGAGCGGCGGTCGGTCGGCGACCGGCACGAACTGCTCCTCAAGGGATTCGCATGA
- a CDS encoding ATP-grasp domain-containing protein → MIILEEPYVSRLLIETVAAMHLPVLENPTSKNLDLPDGTVLLSDDAFVARVREETKTGGYRLYTNSEQSIAWIAEHLGFTGLPARIDRCKDKVKFREMLRPLYPDFFYREVPADRLDDLDVSALPKPFVIKPAVGFFSAGVYTVATDADWASVLASLTHEIDEIRAHYPPEVCDSGRFIIEEQIDGTELAVDAYYTSDGTPVVLDILRHDFSAADDVDDKVYVTSAAVVREYLGPVLRLLKEINTLADLTTFPFHIELRVGDDGVMVPIELNPLRFAGWCTTDIALHAYGINVYRCFFEERVPDWDTILREDAGGNYSLLVVKRPDGIDPDEIEGFDADRFLATFTRPLEWRPIDFRRYPVFGFLFTETDEHTRDEIDRFLRSDQTEFVMLRADR, encoded by the coding sequence ATGATCATCCTTGAAGAACCCTATGTCTCCCGCCTCCTCATCGAGACCGTCGCCGCGATGCACCTGCCCGTCCTCGAGAACCCGACCTCAAAAAATCTGGACCTTCCCGACGGAACCGTCCTCCTCTCAGACGACGCCTTCGTCGCCAGGGTGCGGGAGGAGACGAAGACGGGCGGGTACCGGCTCTACACCAACTCGGAACAGTCCATCGCCTGGATCGCAGAGCATCTTGGATTCACCGGCCTCCCGGCCCGGATCGACCGCTGCAAAGACAAGGTGAAGTTCAGAGAGATGCTCCGCCCCCTCTACCCGGATTTTTTCTACCGCGAAGTACCGGCCGACCGACTGGACGACCTGGACGTTTCCGCACTCCCGAAACCCTTCGTCATCAAACCCGCGGTCGGGTTCTTCAGCGCCGGCGTCTACACCGTCGCGACCGACGCCGACTGGGCTTCGGTGCTCGCCTCGCTCACGCACGAGATCGACGAGATCAGGGCGCACTATCCGCCGGAAGTCTGCGATTCGGGGCGGTTCATCATCGAGGAGCAGATCGACGGCACCGAACTCGCCGTGGACGCCTACTATACCTCAGACGGTACGCCGGTGGTCCTGGACATCCTCAGGCACGACTTCTCCGCGGCCGACGACGTGGACGACAAAGTTTACGTCACCTCGGCGGCGGTCGTCAGGGAATACCTCGGACCCGTCCTCAGACTGCTCAAAGAGATCAACACCCTCGCCGACCTCACCACCTTCCCGTTCCATATCGAACTCAGGGTCGGCGACGACGGCGTCATGGTCCCGATCGAACTCAACCCGCTCAGGTTCGCCGGGTGGTGCACGACCGACATCGCGCTGCACGCCTACGGGATCAACGTCTACCGCTGCTTCTTCGAAGAGCGTGTCCCCGACTGGGACACTATCCTCCGCGAAGACGCGGGCGGGAACTACTCCCTGCTGGTCGTGAAACGCCCCGACGGGATCGACCCGGACGAGATCGAGGGGTTCGATGCCGACCGGTTCCTCGCGACCTTTACCCGCCCCCTCGAGTGGCGCCCTATCGACTTCCGCAGGTATCCGGTCTTCGGCTTCCTCTTCACCGAGACCGACGAGCACACCCGCGACGAGATCGACAGGTTCCTCCGGTCCGACCAGACGGAATTCGTCATGCTCCGGGCGGACCGGTGA
- a CDS encoding endonuclease NucS domain-containing protein, with translation MPIEVCLWNISSDHVQKIEYSSIESEKRLEDILCSDLSVLDDGLLLIGRQVPTGSGKYIDMLAMDPTGKLTIIELKKSRTPRDVVAQVLDYASWVADLSYTDVKAICDQFHQKDFESLFEETFGIAPPETVNQEHDMMIVCSELDNETERILTYLSENYHVPINAVFFRFFADAEAEYLSRSWLIDPREAEERSGQARTPAKAEPWNGRDFVVNLDSCDGVSTWEDARNYGFVSAGGGTWYSKTLRNLFPGARVFAMVPGKGYVGVGTVRAESVPIREFRVVHEGKETAILDLPLVCEGVKHDPDDPERCEYFVRVEWSKTVPEDEAFWTKGLRANQNSAFKLRNTFTLERLVEHFGVEEG, from the coding sequence ATGCCGATTGAAGTGTGCCTGTGGAATATTTCCTCTGATCACGTTCAAAAAATTGAATATTCCTCGATCGAATCCGAAAAAAGGCTTGAAGATATCCTCTGCAGCGACCTCTCCGTCCTCGACGACGGCCTGCTGCTGATCGGGAGGCAGGTCCCGACGGGTTCAGGGAAATATATCGACATGCTGGCCATGGACCCGACCGGGAAACTGACGATCATCGAACTGAAAAAGAGCAGGACGCCCAGGGACGTCGTGGCGCAGGTCCTGGACTATGCCTCCTGGGTCGCCGACCTCTCGTACACCGACGTGAAAGCGATCTGCGACCAGTTCCATCAGAAGGACTTCGAATCGCTCTTCGAGGAGACGTTCGGGATCGCCCCTCCCGAAACGGTCAACCAGGAGCACGACATGATGATCGTCTGTTCCGAACTCGACAACGAGACCGAACGCATCCTCACCTATCTCTCGGAGAACTACCATGTCCCGATAAATGCGGTCTTCTTCAGGTTCTTCGCCGACGCCGAGGCGGAGTACCTCTCCCGCAGCTGGCTCATCGACCCGCGTGAGGCGGAGGAACGGTCGGGTCAAGCCCGGACGCCCGCGAAAGCCGAGCCCTGGAACGGCCGGGACTTCGTCGTCAACCTCGACTCCTGCGACGGCGTGTCGACGTGGGAGGACGCCCGGAACTACGGGTTCGTCTCCGCGGGAGGCGGCACCTGGTACAGCAAGACGCTCAGGAACCTCTTTCCCGGCGCCCGCGTCTTTGCCATGGTGCCGGGCAAAGGATACGTGGGGGTGGGGACGGTCCGTGCCGAGAGCGTGCCGATCAGGGAGTTCCGCGTCGTGCACGAAGGGAAAGAGACGGCGATCCTCGATCTGCCCCTCGTCTGCGAAGGGGTCAAGCACGACCCCGACGACCCGGAGCGGTGCGAATATTTCGTCCGGGTGGAATGGTCGAAGACGGTTCCGGAGGACGAGGCGTTCTGGACGAAGGGGCTGAGAGCGAACCAGAACAGCGCCTTCAAACTGAGAAACACGTTCACCCTCGAGAGGCTCGTCGAGCATTTCGGGGTGGAGGAGGGGTGA
- a CDS encoding ribbon-helix-helix protein, CopG family, whose amino-acid sequence MTVFSVSMDDSLVARVDDAVAREGAASRSAWLEMVAAERLADERAQAEEWTIRCRELEREVSRLAAEQGKLVEEVGRLRGA is encoded by the coding sequence ATGACAGTGTTTTCGGTTTCGATGGACGACAGTCTGGTGGCGAGGGTCGACGACGCGGTGGCGCGGGAGGGCGCTGCCTCCCGCTCGGCGTGGCTGGAGATGGTCGCGGCAGAGCGGTTGGCCGACGAGCGGGCGCAGGCGGAGGAGTGGACGATCAGGTGCCGGGAACTCGAGCGGGAGGTTTCGCGGCTTGCGGCGGAGCAGGGGAAGTTGGTGGAGGAGGTTGGGCGCCTCAGGGGTGCGTGA
- a CDS encoding potassium channel family protein yields MPKIEERDRALAYGIRLHRRLVGHKYLLLTLPLVLLLVLYPYLEETGGGMLALKIISSATLVTAVYAVSERRGPLYFAIFLAVPAIGIGWSDYFIQAPALALAEGLSSILLYSFTTLAIFGSILRGRLTDDMIFGAVAIYLLMGITWANAYAVAATVSPDAFLVGHGGGAGGATVFSDFLYFSFITLATVGYGDITPLLAPVRSLAYLEAVAGSLFMAVFIARLIGALASNHGGRDGE; encoded by the coding sequence ATGCCGAAGATCGAAGAGAGAGACCGGGCCCTGGCGTACGGGATCCGGCTGCACCGGCGCCTGGTGGGGCACAAATATCTCCTGCTCACCCTGCCCCTCGTCCTCCTCCTCGTGCTGTACCCCTACCTCGAGGAGACCGGCGGCGGGATGCTCGCCCTGAAGATCATCTCATCCGCCACGCTGGTCACGGCGGTCTATGCGGTGAGCGAACGACGCGGCCCGTTGTATTTCGCCATTTTCCTCGCGGTGCCCGCGATCGGGATCGGGTGGTCCGACTACTTCATCCAGGCCCCGGCCCTCGCGCTGGCCGAGGGGCTTTCGTCGATTTTGCTGTACAGTTTCACCACCCTCGCGATCTTTGGATCGATCCTGCGGGGCAGACTGACCGACGACATGATCTTCGGGGCCGTGGCCATCTACCTGCTGATGGGGATCACCTGGGCGAACGCCTACGCGGTGGCGGCGACGGTCAGCCCTGACGCCTTTCTCGTCGGGCACGGCGGCGGGGCGGGCGGGGCCACGGTCTTCTCCGACTTCCTGTACTTCAGTTTCATCACCCTCGCCACCGTCGGCTACGGCGACATCACCCCGCTCCTCGCACCGGTCCGCTCCCTCGCCTACCTGGAGGCGGTGGCGGGCTCGCTCTTCATGGCGGTCTTCATCGCCCGTCTCATCGGGGCGCTCGCCTCGAACCATGGAGGGCGGGATGGGGAATAG
- a CDS encoding DUF7557 family protein — protein sequence MSGATVTTTIKIRVPLKERLDKLKIHPRESYTDVIGRLVDMAVDDEPLSDETIKAMEASLEDLKMGRVYTLEQVMSELKEE from the coding sequence ATGTCTGGGGCTACTGTCACCACCACCATCAAGATCAGGGTCCCCCTGAAGGAGCGGCTCGACAAACTGAAGATCCACCCGCGGGAATCCTACACTGACGTGATCGGGCGACTCGTGGATATGGCCGTCGACGACGAACCGCTCAGTGACGAGACCATCAAGGCCATGGAAGCATCCCTTGAGGATCTCAAGATGGGCCGGGTCTATACCCTGGAGCAGGTGATGTCGGAGCTGAAAGAAGAATGA
- a CDS encoding copper-translocating P-type ATPase has translation MDHDHHHHHDHHAALADFKRRFIVSTILTVPILLLSPTVQTLFGFTLEVPGAAYIVLVLATVVYLYGGYPFLTGIVDELKARMPGMMTLIAVAITVAYFYSAAVVFGVPGEGFFWELATLIDIMLLGHWIEMRSVLGASRALEELVRIMPQEAHRLGDGGVEEVTVEALGVGDRVLVKPGEKIPIDGVVVDGESSVDEAMLTGESQPVTRRPGDAVIGGAINGEGSLVVEVEKVGADTYLSQVVDLVRRAQESRSRTQDLANRAAFYLVVIALSVGALTFLGWVYLVGDAGFAIERAATVMVITCPHALGLAVPLVIAVSTALAAQSGFLIRERQAFERAKDIGAVVFDKTGTLTEGRFGVTDLLAFGGTEEEEVLRLAASLEARSEHPIAKGILREAGDRGLPLETPEAFRAVPGRGVEAVVAGRRLQVASPDNAEPDPRVEALQRQGKTVVYLLEDGTPIGALALADIVRPESREAVARLKAMGIHCMMLTGDNRFVAAWVAKDLGLDQFFAGVLPHEKADRIAEVKKQYVVAMVGDGINDAPALVSADVGIAIGAGTDVAVESADIVLVRNDPRDAAAVVELSKKTYAKMVQNLFWATGYNAVAIPLAAGVASGSGLLLTPAAGAVLMSASTVIVAVNARLLRG, from the coding sequence ATGGACCACGACCACCACCACCACCACGATCACCACGCAGCCCTCGCCGACTTCAAGCGCCGATTCATCGTCTCGACCATCCTCACCGTCCCCATCCTCCTCCTCTCCCCGACCGTCCAGACGCTCTTCGGCTTCACCCTCGAGGTGCCGGGCGCTGCCTACATCGTCCTCGTCCTCGCCACCGTCGTCTACCTCTACGGCGGCTACCCCTTCCTCACCGGGATCGTCGACGAACTCAAGGCCCGGATGCCCGGCATGATGACGCTCATCGCCGTCGCGATCACCGTCGCCTATTTCTACAGCGCCGCGGTGGTCTTCGGCGTTCCGGGCGAGGGCTTCTTCTGGGAACTCGCCACCCTGATCGACATCATGCTCCTCGGCCACTGGATCGAGATGCGCTCGGTGCTCGGGGCGTCGCGGGCCCTCGAAGAACTCGTGCGGATCATGCCGCAGGAGGCGCACCGCCTCGGGGACGGCGGCGTCGAGGAGGTGACGGTCGAGGCGCTCGGCGTCGGCGACCGGGTGCTCGTCAAACCCGGCGAGAAGATCCCCATCGACGGCGTGGTCGTCGACGGGGAGAGCAGCGTCGACGAGGCGATGCTCACCGGCGAGTCGCAGCCGGTGACCCGGCGGCCCGGCGACGCCGTCATCGGCGGTGCGATCAACGGCGAAGGCTCGCTCGTCGTCGAGGTGGAGAAGGTGGGCGCCGACACCTACCTCAGCCAGGTGGTCGACCTGGTCCGCCGGGCCCAGGAGAGCAGGTCGCGCACCCAGGACCTCGCGAACCGCGCCGCCTTCTACCTCGTCGTCATCGCCCTCTCGGTCGGGGCGCTGACCTTCCTCGGGTGGGTGTACCTCGTCGGCGACGCCGGGTTTGCGATCGAACGGGCGGCGACCGTGATGGTGATCACCTGCCCCCACGCCCTCGGCCTCGCCGTCCCGCTGGTCATCGCCGTCTCGACCGCCCTGGCCGCCCAGTCCGGGTTTTTGATCCGCGAGCGCCAGGCCTTCGAGCGGGCGAAAGATATCGGGGCCGTGGTCTTCGACAAGACCGGGACCCTGACCGAAGGGCGGTTCGGCGTGACCGATCTCCTCGCCTTCGGTGGCACGGAGGAGGAGGAGGTGCTACGCCTCGCGGCCTCCCTCGAGGCCCGCTCGGAACACCCGATCGCAAAAGGCATCCTGCGTGAGGCCGGGGACCGTGGCCTGCCCCTCGAAACTCCCGAAGCGTTCAGGGCGGTCCCTGGCAGAGGGGTGGAGGCGGTCGTCGCCGGGCGGCGGCTGCAGGTGGCAAGCCCGGACAACGCGGAGCCCGACCCGCGGGTGGAGGCGCTGCAACGGCAGGGGAAGACCGTCGTCTACCTCCTCGAGGACGGAACCCCGATCGGCGCCCTCGCCCTCGCCGACATTGTGCGCCCGGAGTCCCGCGAGGCGGTCGCCCGCCTCAAGGCGATGGGGATCCACTGCATGATGCTCACCGGCGACAACCGGTTCGTCGCCGCCTGGGTGGCAAAAGACCTGGGGCTGGACCAGTTCTTCGCCGGCGTCCTCCCCCACGAGAAGGCCGACCGGATCGCGGAGGTCAAAAAGCAGTACGTCGTCGCCATGGTCGGCGACGGGATCAACGACGCCCCGGCCCTCGTCTCCGCCGACGTCGGGATCGCGATCGGGGCCGGCACCGACGTCGCCGTCGAGAGTGCCGATATCGTGCTGGTCAGAAACGACCCCCGCGACGCCGCGGCGGTCGTCGAACTCTCGAAGAAGACCTACGCCAAGATGGTGCAGAACCTCTTCTGGGCCACCGGCTACAACGCCGTTGCCATCCCGCTCGCCGCCGGCGTGGCAAGCGGCTCCGGGCTCCTCCTCACCCCGGCGGCCGGAGCGGTGCTGATGAGCGCGAGCACCGTCATCGTGGCGGTCAACGCCCGGCTCCTCCGCGGGTAG
- a CDS encoding DUF4118 domain-containing protein, translated as MDFSEIDRKYPWGKPVIVAALIALSVALEVVVHIHFNTAVAYTHIFYLVIALTGIWYYRKAAVIALVFGLIHIGVDYWMTGVLDPAAVVRAAMFVIVAYVIGALSESSDRYYQEREEKHRALVGFVEEVRLRIKGPIRTMQEDLAGICRRVERGEMENDAVAAALEEQIAHAEKVVASLRELQQGVIEEHRS; from the coding sequence ATGGATTTTTCAGAGATTGACAGAAAATACCCGTGGGGCAAGCCTGTCATCGTAGCGGCGCTGATCGCCCTGTCGGTTGCCCTTGAAGTGGTGGTCCACATCCACTTCAACACCGCGGTGGCGTACACCCACATCTTCTACCTTGTGATCGCCCTCACCGGCATCTGGTATTATCGGAAGGCGGCGGTCATCGCCCTGGTCTTCGGCCTGATCCATATCGGCGTGGACTACTGGATGACCGGCGTCCTGGACCCGGCGGCCGTCGTGCGGGCGGCGATGTTCGTCATCGTCGCGTACGTGATTGGGGCGCTCTCCGAGTCGAGCGACCGGTATTACCAGGAACGCGAAGAGAAACACCGGGCCCTGGTCGGGTTTGTCGAGGAGGTGCGCCTCAGGATCAAGGGCCCGATCCGCACCATGCAGGAGGACCTCGCCGGCATCTGCCGCCGCGTCGAGCGCGGCGAGATGGAAAACGATGCGGTCGCGGCGGCTCTCGAGGAACAGATCGCCCATGCCGAGAAGGTCGTCGCAAGTCTTCGCGAACTGCAGCAGGGCGTCATCGAGGAGCACCGGTCCTGA
- a CDS encoding type II toxin-antitoxin system RelE family toxin produces MRYRVLFSATARRSIKHIPKAYALKIGEELASLAGETDPGRHVKKLQGGQNPPFYSLRVGDYRVILTIVDEVMVIHVIEVGHRSKVYRNY; encoded by the coding sequence ATGAGGTATCGCGTCCTCTTCTCAGCGACGGCCCGACGGAGTATCAAGCACATCCCGAAAGCATATGCCCTCAAGATCGGTGAAGAACTGGCCTCGCTCGCCGGGGAAACAGACCCCGGGAGGCATGTGAAGAAGTTACAGGGGGGACAGAACCCACCGTTTTATTCGTTGCGTGTCGGTGACTATCGGGTCATTCTCACCATCGTGGATGAGGTGATGGTCATCCATGTTATCGAGGTGGGGCACCGGAGTAAGGTGTATCGGAACTATTGA
- a CDS encoding DUF2070 family protein produces the protein MNERADGSDVRMAGLARYIFTAPSWPRSLAIIVALGLLIDGVSLRSGDTYPFFGTLCFTVPAVLATFLTKPLLMERGKVITWNRSALLAAAGTVFAVIVTLFSVILGQSALLPLTFAIAMGLVFGLRLLVIAAIADYRLSHVVMPALPQSAFGVVFATLSFGQEYLLLGVVLHLVFGFGCVLFVWFVERPLNKGFHISAFNFINTFIEHMTDGSKSMEDFFRDIGEEVSVPQVSLAFRRDGTRDILFTVPNVHPGPMGEIGGGNLTRAVYEAFPEEVLTAHGCSTHDFNLVSASESEKVVAAVQDSLEGLAYSPLAGPSRRTRVGSVEVLAQPMGDALLMVSTRWPQKTEDVDFAIGMAVMAEAHRCFAHCAFVDAHNCMADVASPVHIASKEGNEYLAVAERCISDSAGGAVHAFRAGAARVPLPFSREEGIGDLGVQALVVETAGQRTAYVLFDGNNMVTDLRPEVLKAVRGLVDECEVMTSDSHVVNTVTGKNPVGLHVSPDILAGFAKQAVEEALADLGDAEVASASAACEDVLVFGSNRISELASTVNAMLVFIPPLSLAVLLVAFLLSVLAYVVIV, from the coding sequence ATGAACGAACGGGCCGATGGAAGCGATGTCAGGATGGCCGGGCTCGCCCGGTACATTTTCACCGCGCCGTCCTGGCCGCGGTCTCTTGCGATCATCGTCGCCCTCGGTCTGCTCATCGACGGGGTGAGTCTGCGGTCAGGCGACACCTATCCATTCTTCGGCACCCTGTGCTTCACGGTGCCGGCGGTGCTCGCAACGTTTCTCACCAAACCGCTCCTGATGGAGCGGGGCAAGGTGATCACCTGGAACCGTTCGGCCCTGCTGGCGGCGGCGGGCACGGTCTTTGCGGTGATCGTCACGCTCTTCTCGGTGATCCTGGGACAGAGCGCCCTGTTGCCGCTGACGTTCGCCATCGCGATGGGCCTGGTCTTCGGGCTGCGTCTGCTGGTCATCGCGGCCATCGCCGACTACCGTCTCTCCCATGTGGTGATGCCGGCCCTGCCGCAGAGCGCCTTCGGCGTGGTCTTTGCCACGCTCTCGTTCGGGCAGGAGTACCTGCTCCTGGGCGTGGTCCTTCACCTGGTCTTCGGGTTCGGGTGCGTGCTCTTCGTCTGGTTTGTGGAGCGGCCGCTGAACAAGGGCTTCCATATCAGCGCCTTCAACTTCATCAACACCTTCATCGAGCATATGACCGACGGCTCGAAGAGCATGGAGGACTTCTTCCGGGATATCGGGGAGGAGGTCTCGGTCCCGCAGGTGAGTCTTGCCTTCCGGCGGGACGGAACGCGTGACATCCTCTTCACGGTCCCGAACGTCCATCCCGGCCCGATGGGGGAGATCGGCGGCGGCAACCTGACGCGGGCGGTCTACGAGGCCTTCCCTGAGGAGGTGCTCACCGCCCACGGGTGTTCGACGCACGATTTCAACCTGGTCTCGGCGTCGGAGAGCGAGAAGGTCGTCGCGGCGGTGCAGGACTCGCTCGAAGGGCTTGCCTACTCCCCGCTCGCGGGGCCGTCCCGCCGCACCCGCGTGGGGTCGGTGGAGGTGCTCGCGCAGCCGATGGGCGACGCCCTCCTGATGGTCTCGACGCGCTGGCCGCAGAAGACCGAGGACGTCGACTTCGCGATCGGGATGGCGGTGATGGCCGAGGCGCACCGGTGCTTTGCGCACTGCGCCTTCGTCGACGCCCACAACTGCATGGCCGACGTCGCTTCGCCGGTGCACATCGCCTCGAAGGAAGGCAACGAGTATCTCGCCGTGGCCGAGCGCTGCATCTCCGACTCGGCCGGCGGGGCGGTGCACGCCTTCCGCGCCGGGGCGGCCCGCGTGCCCCTCCCGTTCAGCCGCGAGGAGGGGATCGGCGACCTCGGGGTGCAGGCGCTGGTCGTCGAGACCGCGGGGCAGCGGACGGCCTATGTCCTCTTCGACGGCAACAACATGGTCACCGACCTCCGGCCTGAGGTGCTCAAGGCGGTCCGCGGTCTCGTCGACGAGTGCGAGGTGATGACCTCGGACTCGCACGTCGTCAACACCGTCACCGGCAAGAACCCGGTCGGCCTCCACGTGAGCCCCGACATCCTGGCGGGTTTCGCGAAGCAGGCGGTGGAGGAGGCGCTCGCCGACCTCGGCGATGCGGAGGTGGCCTCGGCCTCGGCCGCCTGCGAGGATGTCCTGGTCTTTGGCTCCAACCGGATCTCGGAACTCGCGAGCACGGTGAACGCGATGCTCGTCTTCATCCCGCCGCTCTCCCTGGCGGTGCTGCTGGTGGCGTTTTTGCTGTCGGTGCTCGCGTATGTGGTGATTGTTTAG